From the genome of Myxococcota bacterium, one region includes:
- a CDS encoding MerR family transcriptional regulator, which translates to MEETNARDEVGGEELDEATPEIPEKRYYRIGEVSRITGVKPYVLRYWESEFRWMAPQKSRSKQRLYRRRDIDMILLVKKLLYGQRYTIAGARKKLREMGVGNALESGGLPFETDHRARYRKIREELAQIRASL; encoded by the coding sequence ATGGAAGAGACGAACGCGCGGGACGAGGTCGGCGGCGAAGAGCTCGACGAAGCGACGCCCGAGATTCCCGAGAAGCGCTACTACCGCATCGGCGAGGTCAGTCGCATCACCGGCGTGAAGCCGTACGTGTTGCGGTACTGGGAATCCGAGTTCCGTTGGATGGCGCCCCAGAAGTCGCGCTCGAAGCAGCGACTCTACCGGCGGCGCGACATCGACATGATCCTGCTCGTGAAGAAGCTGCTCTACGGCCAGCGCTACACGATCGCCGGGGCCCGCAAGAAGCTTCGCGAGATGGGCGTCGGCAATGCGCTCGAGAGCGGCGGGCTGCCCTTCGAGACGGACCACCGGGCGCGCTACCGGAAGATCCGCGAAGAGCTGGCTCAGATTCGGGCTTCGCTCTAG
- the rpmI gene encoding 50S ribosomal protein L35 → MPKMKTHRGAAKRFKKTGTGKIVRSKNNKQHILTKKSAKRKRRLRQSALVATVDEKRLKQMLPNL, encoded by the coding sequence ATGCCCAAGATGAAGACGCACCGAGGCGCCGCGAAGCGGTTCAAGAAGACCGGCACCGGCAAGATCGTGCGCTCAAAGAACAACAAGCAGCACATCCTCACCAAGAAGTCGGCGAAGCGGAAGCGACGGCTCCGCCAGTCGGCTCTCGTGGCGACGGTCGACGAGAAGCGTCTGAAGCAGATGCTTCCGAACCTCTAG
- the pheT gene encoding phenylalanine--tRNA ligase subunit beta, whose translation MRLPLSWLSEFVDLPDDKTLEDKLNMSGFEDAFVEDTGPDLSGVVVGRVEAREAHPNAERLSVCSVDVGDGTLRAIVCGAPNVAADQKVAVALPGTRLPDGTKIKKSKLRGVASEGMICSERELGLGQSHEGIWVLPEAAEIGAPIASAVSTGERILEVGITPNRGDTASLLGIAREVRALFGDALTLPPIDPHEDGAPASDAIQLRIDAPSGCFHYVARIVRGVRVGPSPPELQARLEASGIRAINNIVDVTNAVLLEFGQPLHAFDLAKLGGGEVRVRAAEAGETLETLDGQERKLDPRDLVIADASRPIALAGVMGGAATEVGEGTTDLLIESAHFDPVSVRLSARRHGIHSEASYRFERGVDRMGVARAADRAARWIQELAGGTVAPGRVEAQGDAAPFVDEVTLRVPQANRLLGLDLDRDRMARLLQRVEVEPTTSGDDALVCRIPSHRNDLQVHQDLTEEVARMHGYDQIPTTMPVAELAAARVPPTHQIAEHARDQLAAAGLVEVANFPFTNPADLAALADGDDDPLLHALRLANPIQEQDPLLRTTLLPSLLRLVRQNASRQVAQIGLFEVARVFRPKAGAASDAGEAGLPQETLWAAGVLTEDVHQGLWSGAPAPAFFQAKGIAEKALSGLGYVASLRGEGGPSYLHPGASAELRVGKKSVGCVGELHPAVAAAFEIEERCAIFELNLSALLTVKTREFQFREVSREPSVQRDLAVLVDRAQPAGELQQEIRKIGGPDLVSVTIFDRYEGRGVPEGRVSVAFRLVFQRADRTLTDAEVTRHTDRMVKALDRRFGAELR comes from the coding sequence ATGCGGCTGCCCCTGTCGTGGCTCTCCGAGTTCGTCGATCTGCCCGACGACAAGACGCTCGAAGACAAGCTCAATATGAGCGGCTTCGAGGATGCCTTCGTCGAGGACACCGGACCGGATCTCTCGGGCGTCGTCGTCGGGCGCGTGGAAGCGCGCGAGGCCCACCCGAACGCCGAGCGGCTCTCGGTGTGCTCGGTGGACGTCGGCGATGGCACCCTGCGCGCGATCGTGTGCGGCGCGCCGAACGTGGCCGCCGACCAGAAGGTGGCGGTGGCGCTGCCGGGCACGCGGCTGCCCGACGGGACGAAGATCAAGAAGTCGAAGCTCCGCGGTGTCGCGTCCGAGGGGATGATCTGCTCCGAGCGCGAGCTCGGTCTCGGGCAATCCCACGAGGGCATCTGGGTGCTGCCCGAAGCGGCCGAGATCGGGGCGCCGATCGCGAGCGCCGTCTCGACCGGCGAGCGCATCCTCGAAGTGGGGATCACCCCGAACCGGGGCGACACGGCGTCGCTGCTGGGCATCGCGCGCGAAGTGCGGGCGCTCTTCGGAGACGCGCTGACGCTGCCCCCGATCGATCCGCACGAAGACGGCGCGCCGGCTTCCGACGCGATCCAGCTGCGGATCGACGCGCCGAGCGGCTGCTTCCACTACGTCGCCAGGATCGTGCGGGGCGTGCGGGTCGGCCCGTCGCCGCCGGAACTCCAGGCGCGCCTCGAGGCGTCGGGGATTCGCGCGATCAACAACATCGTCGACGTCACGAACGCGGTCCTCCTCGAGTTCGGTCAACCGCTCCACGCCTTCGACCTCGCGAAGCTCGGGGGCGGCGAGGTCCGGGTGCGCGCCGCCGAAGCGGGCGAGACCCTCGAGACGCTCGATGGGCAGGAGCGCAAGCTCGACCCCCGCGACCTGGTGATCGCGGACGCCTCGCGACCCATCGCGCTGGCCGGCGTGATGGGCGGTGCCGCGACGGAAGTCGGGGAGGGCACCACCGATCTGTTGATCGAGAGCGCCCACTTCGACCCCGTGTCGGTGCGGCTTTCGGCGCGCCGCCACGGCATCCACAGTGAGGCGTCCTACCGCTTCGAGCGCGGCGTCGATCGCATGGGCGTGGCCCGCGCGGCCGACCGAGCCGCGCGCTGGATCCAGGAGCTGGCCGGCGGGACCGTCGCGCCCGGACGCGTCGAAGCCCAGGGCGATGCGGCGCCCTTCGTCGACGAAGTGACCCTGCGCGTGCCCCAGGCGAATCGCCTGCTGGGGCTCGACCTCGATCGCGACAGGATGGCGCGGCTCCTCCAGAGGGTGGAAGTGGAGCCCACGACGTCGGGCGACGACGCGCTGGTGTGCCGCATCCCGAGCCACCGCAACGATTTGCAGGTGCACCAGGACCTCACCGAAGAGGTCGCCCGGATGCACGGCTACGACCAGATCCCCACCACGATGCCCGTGGCCGAGCTGGCCGCCGCTCGCGTGCCGCCTACCCACCAGATCGCCGAGCACGCCCGCGACCAGCTGGCCGCCGCCGGCCTCGTCGAGGTGGCCAATTTCCCCTTCACCAATCCCGCCGACCTCGCGGCCCTGGCCGACGGCGACGACGACCCGCTGCTCCACGCCCTGCGGCTCGCGAACCCCATCCAGGAGCAGGACCCGCTGCTGCGGACCACGCTGCTGCCCTCGCTCCTCCGGCTGGTCCGCCAGAACGCCTCGCGCCAGGTCGCCCAGATCGGGCTCTTCGAGGTGGCGCGGGTTTTTCGCCCCAAAGCGGGCGCCGCGTCGGATGCAGGCGAGGCGGGGCTGCCTCAGGAGACGCTCTGGGCGGCGGGCGTCCTCACCGAGGACGTCCACCAGGGCCTCTGGAGCGGCGCCCCGGCGCCAGCCTTCTTCCAGGCCAAGGGAATCGCGGAAAAGGCTTTGTCTGGGCTGGGTTATGTGGCATCGTTGCGAGGCGAGGGGGGTCCTTCCTACCTGCATCCCGGAGCCTCGGCCGAGCTGCGTGTGGGCAAGAAATCGGTCGGGTGCGTCGGAGAGCTTCATCCGGCAGTGGCGGCTGCGTTCGAGATCGAAGAGCGCTGCGCGATATTCGAGCTGAACCTCAGCGCGCTACTGACCGTAAAGACAAGAGAATTTCAGTTTCGGGAGGTATCCAGGGAGCCTTCGGTGCAACGCGATCTCGCCGTGCTCGTCGATCGAGCGCAACCGGCGGGGGAGCTGCAGCAAGAGATCCGGAAGATCGGAGGTCCGGATCTCGTGTCCGTCACGATCTTCGATCGATACGAAGGTCGGGGCGTACCCGAAGGTCGCGTAAGTGTTGCTTTTCGCTTGGTCTTTCAGCGAGCCGACCGCACGCTGACCGACGCGGAGGTCACGCGCCACACCGATCGCATGGTGAAGGCGCTGGACCGCCGGTTCGGAGCCGAGTTGAGGTAG
- the infC gene encoding translation initiation factor IF-3 encodes MVRGFGPCALEATRRARVCPKASNSIEEGASRVAPRRDRGIAEFRRNAKNDGPRINEMIRAAEIRVIGDDGEQLGVMTPEDAIARAEDVGLDLVEVAPGSRPPVCRIMDYGRYKYEQKKKANKSKGHAASLKEVKLRPRTDQHDLDFKLKNARRFLMDGDKVKVTVMYRGREMVHRDIGRKQLDKVVELLGPLAAVENPPRMEGRFLSMILVPNREAVEAEKKAAEESGKTDTPETPSEEART; translated from the coding sequence GTGGTGCGCGGGTTCGGGCCTTGCGCGCTCGAAGCTACGCGTCGGGCAAGGGTTTGCCCGAAAGCGTCCAACTCGATCGAGGAGGGCGCCTCTCGCGTCGCTCCGCGGAGGGACCGAGGAATCGCTGAGTTCAGAAGGAACGCCAAGAACGACGGACCGCGCATCAACGAAATGATTCGAGCCGCGGAGATCCGCGTCATTGGGGACGACGGCGAACAGTTGGGAGTGATGACTCCCGAAGACGCCATCGCCCGTGCCGAAGACGTGGGACTCGACCTGGTGGAGGTGGCCCCGGGGTCACGGCCGCCGGTGTGCCGGATCATGGACTATGGGCGTTACAAGTACGAGCAGAAGAAGAAGGCCAACAAGAGCAAGGGACATGCGGCCAGCCTCAAGGAGGTGAAGCTGCGCCCGCGCACGGACCAACACGACCTCGACTTCAAGCTCAAGAACGCCCGGCGCTTCCTGATGGACGGTGACAAGGTCAAAGTGACAGTGATGTATCGCGGACGGGAGATGGTGCACCGCGACATCGGCCGCAAGCAGCTCGACAAGGTCGTCGAACTCCTGGGGCCGCTCGCAGCCGTCGAAAACCCGCCGCGGATGGAAGGACGCTTCCTCTCGATGATCCTCGTGCCCAATCGCGAGGCGGTGGAAGCGGAGAAGAAAGCCGCGGAGGAGTCGGGGAAGACCGACACCCCCGAGACCCCCAGCGAGGAAGCTCGCACCTAA
- the pheS gene encoding phenylalanine--tRNA ligase subunit alpha — protein sequence MSASVDLDALLAEARDAVASADTAQALTEVRARFLGRKGSVSALLKSIGGLAPEERARVGAEANQAKHTIEDWVSDRKRTLESDATAQALSDHRLDVTLPGAGPSAGALHPITQVTREMVGFFTSLGFSLEEGPEVETDWNNFEALNIPPDHPARDMQDTFYLESGHVLRTHTSNVQIRAMTGRTPPFRFIATGRVYRHDLSPRHSPMFHQIEGFLVDDKVTFGNLKGVLLAFGRHLFGDGVDLRFRANNFPFTEPSAELDYSCPLCGGKGCKVCSYTGWIEWGGCGMIHPKVLERCEIDSERYQGFAFGMGIDRTAMRRFNIPHLRHLFEGDLRVLGQL from the coding sequence GTGTCGGCGAGTGTCGACCTCGACGCGCTGCTCGCCGAGGCCCGCGACGCCGTGGCGAGCGCGGATACGGCCCAGGCCCTGACCGAGGTGCGAGCGCGCTTCCTCGGCCGCAAGGGCTCGGTCTCGGCGCTCTTGAAGAGCATCGGTGGGCTCGCGCCCGAAGAACGCGCGCGGGTCGGGGCCGAAGCGAACCAGGCGAAGCACACCATCGAAGACTGGGTCTCCGATCGGAAGCGCACGCTCGAGAGCGATGCCACCGCCCAGGCCCTCTCGGACCACCGCCTCGACGTGACCCTGCCGGGCGCCGGCCCGAGCGCCGGTGCGCTCCACCCGATCACCCAGGTGACCCGGGAGATGGTCGGTTTCTTCACCTCGCTCGGGTTCTCGCTGGAAGAGGGCCCCGAGGTCGAGACCGACTGGAACAACTTCGAGGCGCTCAACATCCCGCCGGACCACCCGGCGCGGGACATGCAGGACACCTTCTACCTCGAGAGTGGTCACGTCCTGCGCACCCACACTTCGAACGTGCAGATCCGCGCGATGACCGGGCGCACGCCGCCGTTCCGTTTCATCGCGACCGGGCGCGTGTATCGCCACGACCTCTCGCCGCGCCACAGCCCGATGTTCCACCAGATCGAGGGCTTCCTGGTCGACGACAAGGTCACCTTCGGCAACCTGAAGGGCGTGCTGCTCGCGTTCGGCCGACACCTCTTCGGAGACGGCGTCGACCTGCGCTTCCGCGCCAACAACTTCCCCTTCACCGAACCCTCGGCCGAGCTCGACTACTCCTGCCCCCTTTGCGGTGGCAAGGGGTGCAAGGTCTGCTCGTATACCGGTTGGATCGAGTGGGGCGGCTGCGGAATGATCCACCCGAAGGTGCTCGAGCGCTGCGAGATCGACTCGGAGCGCTACCAGGGCTTCGCCTTCGGCATGGGCATCGACCGCACGGCGATGCGCCGCTTCAACATTCCCCACCTGCGCCACCTCTTCGAGGGTGACCTGCGCGTGTTGGGTCAGCTGTGA
- the rplT gene encoding 50S ribosomal protein L20, with amino-acid sequence MPRVKRGVAARKRRNRILKEAKGYYGTRHGLLKTAREAVEKGWKYAYRDRKQKKRQFRGLWIARINAAAREHGTSYSRLIHGLKQAGVEVDRKILAELAVSDPKAFGELAALAKSQAA; translated from the coding sequence ATGCCGCGCGTGAAACGCGGCGTCGCCGCTCGCAAGCGACGCAACCGCATCCTCAAGGAAGCCAAGGGCTACTACGGCACCCGCCACGGTCTGCTGAAGACCGCGCGCGAGGCCGTCGAGAAGGGCTGGAAGTACGCCTACCGCGATCGCAAGCAGAAGAAGCGCCAGTTCCGCGGCCTGTGGATCGCGCGCATCAACGCCGCGGCCCGCGAGCACGGCACGTCCTACAGCCGACTGATCCACGGCCTGAAGCAGGCTGGCGTCGAGGTGGATCGCAAGATCCTGGCAGAGCTCGCGGTCTCCGACCCGAAGGCCTTTGGCGAGCTGGCGGCATTGGCGAAGTCCCAGGCGGCTTAG
- a CDS encoding integration host factor subunit alpha has protein sequence MTKADIVEQIYEQVGFSKKESAELVEKVFEAIKETLADGEKVKISGFGNFVVRDKNSRKGRNPQTGQEILLEARKVLTFKPSLVLKNLLNEVPVTEGGSPATDSGSEGDGPV, from the coding sequence GTGACGAAGGCCGACATCGTCGAACAGATCTACGAGCAGGTGGGCTTCTCGAAGAAGGAGTCGGCGGAGCTCGTGGAGAAGGTATTCGAGGCCATCAAAGAGACCTTGGCCGACGGGGAAAAGGTCAAGATCTCGGGCTTCGGCAACTTCGTCGTGCGCGACAAGAACTCGCGCAAGGGTCGCAACCCACAGACCGGACAAGAGATCCTGCTCGAGGCCCGCAAGGTCCTCACCTTCAAACCGAGCCTCGTTCTGAAGAACCTGCTGAACGAAGTCCCTGTAACCGAAGGGGGTTCGCCGGCGACCGACTCGGGTAGCGAAGGGGACGGTCCGGTCTAG